GCCCCGGGCGTGCAGCTTCTGCGTGGAGATGCCGATCTCGGCGCCGAAGCCGAACTGGCCACCGTCGGTGAACCGGGTGGATGCATTCACGGCGACGGTGGTGGAGTCGACCAGCTGGGTGAAGCGGCGTGCGGCGGCCTGCGAGGTGGTGACGATCGCCTCGGTGTGGCCGGAGGTCCAGCGGCGGATGTGGGTGACGGCGTCGTCGAGGGAGTCCACGACGGCGGCGGCGATGTCGTAGGAGAGGTACTCCGCGGCCCAGTCCTCGTCCGTGGCGGGCAGCGCGGTGGCCTTGGTGCCTTCGGCGGCGGCGATTACGGCCTGGTCGCCGTGGACGGTGACGCCGGCGTCGGCGAGCGCGTCGAGGGCGCGCGGCAGGAAGGCGGCGGCGATGTCGCGGTGGACGAGGAGGGTCTCGGCGGCGTTGCAGACGGAGGGCCGCTGGGCCTTGGAGTTGAGGAGGATGTCCACGGCCATGTCGAGGTCGGCCTGGGCGTCGACGTAGACGTGGCAGTTGCCGGTACCGGTCTCGATGACCGGGACGGTGGACTCCTCGACCACGGTCTTGATGAGGGAGGCACCGCCGCGCGGGATGAGCACGTCGACGAGGCCGCGGGCGCGCATCAGCTCGCGGACGGAGTCGCGGGACTCGCCGGGGACGAGCTGGATCGCGTCGGCGGGCAGGCCGGCGCTCACGACGGCGTCGCGGAGGATGGCGACGAGGGCGGTGTTGGAGGCGTAGGCGGAGGAGCTGCCGCGCAGGAGGACGGCGTTGCCGGACTTGAGGCAGAGGGCGGCGGCGTCGACGGTGACGTTGGGACGGGCCTCGTAGATGATGCCGACGACGCCGAGGGGGACGCGGATCTGGCGGATGTCGATGCCGTTGGGGAGGGTGTTGCCGCGGACGACCTCGCCGACGGGGTCGGGGAGGGCGGCGACGTCTCGGACGTCGGAGGCGATGGCGGCGACCCGCTCCGGGGTCAGGGTGAGGCGGTCGATGACGGTCTCGCTGGTGCCGGCGGCGCGGGCCTTGTCCGTGTCCACGGCGTTGGCGGTGACGATCTCGGTGGTACGGGCCTCCAGCGCGTCCGCGATCGCCAGCAGGGCCGTGTCCTTGGCGGACCGCGGGAGTGGGGCGATGGCCGCGGCGGCGGTCCGGGCGGCTTGCGCGGTCGC
This DNA window, taken from Streptomyces sp. TN58, encodes the following:
- a CDS encoding glutamate-5-semialdehyde dehydrogenase, which produces MTSLDDATATSPVLATAQAARTAAAAIAPLPRSAKDTALLAIADALEARTTEIVTANAVDTDKARAAGTSETVIDRLTLTPERVAAIASDVRDVAALPDPVGEVVRGNTLPNGIDIRQIRVPLGVVGIIYEARPNVTVDAAALCLKSGNAVLLRGSSSAYASNTALVAILRDAVVSAGLPADAIQLVPGESRDSVRELMRARGLVDVLIPRGGASLIKTVVEESTVPVIETGTGNCHVYVDAQADLDMAVDILLNSKAQRPSVCNAAETLLVHRDIAAAFLPRALDALADAGVTVHGDQAVIAAAEGTKATALPATDEDWAAEYLSYDIAAAVVDSLDDAVTHIRRWTSGHTEAIVTTSQAAARRFTQLVDSTTVAVNASTRFTDGGQFGFGAEIGISTQKLHARGPMGLPELTSTKYIVTGDGHVR